Genomic window (Helianthus annuus cultivar XRQ/B chromosome 3, HanXRQr2.0-SUNRISE, whole genome shotgun sequence):
GGGCCCACACCTTTGCCCTTAGTCGCATTAATGACCCCTTTTGCAAACCTATCAGGTTTAAACTCGTTTACATCGTCTCCCCACAATTCAGGGTCATGATGAACATGCATCATGGGTAACGATAACTCCACGCCCGACGGTATCACCATGTTTCCTAGCTTCGTGTCCTTATGAGTCGCGCGTGTCATCATGACCGCGGGTGGGTATAACCTAAGAACCTCATTCAGTATCATTGTCAAAATCTTGAGATTTTTTAAACCTTCAAAATCAAGTTGTTTGTCACCGAAAACTTGAAAAATCTCTTCTCGAGCTCGGATTTGCCATTCTTGATGCAAACTCAAACAAATCATTGTCCATACGATCATATTCGAGGTTGTTTCAGATCCAGCAATGTAGAAAAATTTGCATTCTTCGATCACGTCTTCCATACTCATTCCAACTCCATTTTCTTCAATCTCTCTCTTGTTTGATTCTAGCAAAATTCCAAGTAAGTCATCATATTTACCTTCTCCCAACTCGATTGCTTTCTTCCTCTTGTTGATTATAGCCACCAATACTGATCGAATCTCATTagcattttctttaaactttttGTTAGCTCGTGTTGGTATAAACCTGAATTCAAAACAATATATAACTCAACATCTGTTATTCAATTACATATAATCCGATTACGATTACTGGATCTTTTACTATATTTACCTTCCTCCGGGAATATAAAGTATAAAAAGCATTTGGAATAGTAGATTAATTTGTTCATTTTGGATTTGGTATATCTTTTGCCCTTCCTCATAAGAGCTGCCGAAAGCTGTTCGTGAAATTACGTCTCCGCCTAAGTTATTGATATATGGCCATACATCAACTTCTGTGGAACCAGATTTGCCGGTAAGTAGCTCCCATGTGTGGATCATATCACTACAACTTGAGCTAATAGCCGAGAACATAATCTATGCACATATCAATTCATTAATTGTTTTAGGTTTGAATCAATCAAGAAATGTGAGCTTTTATATGCCATCAAACCTAGTTAGACCCAAATATACCCCTTACACCACCTAATATTATGTGTTTTGCTCACATAGAGCTCAAAGATTTGTTTTTGGTTACCCGAGTGGAGACTTCATAGAACCATCCTGAACTTCTCACTCAAACACATTTAACAATGAAGTTCACCTTTTATCCACAACCAATGTGTCCAAAAATTCTTGGTGATGTTTGAGGTTTTATATCCACTATGTGCCCAGTCTCTCACTTGTCGATGATGATATAAGATTCATCATGCATGTTATATGTTAAATTTAGTGCATTTATAAACAACTTGGTTATAAACATGCCAAATGA
Coding sequences:
- the LOC110928919 gene encoding cytochrome P450 CYP72A219, which gives rise to MGRVAIAIVAIVILRWGWKLLNWIWLKPKKLERWLRDEGYKGNPYKLLIGDLIELATMVKEGKSKPIPVTHDIASYALPFEHHIISKYGEKSFIWMGPKPSMHIRDPELIKEILLRSDEFRKPHPEAFRDSLIGGILVAEGHKWIKHRKIINPAFNLQNLKIMFSAISSSCSDMIHTWELLTGKSGSTEVDVWPYINNLGGDVISRTAFGSSYEEGQKIYQIQNEQINLLFQMLFILYIPGGRFIPTRANKKFKENANEIRSVLVAIINKRKKAIELGEGKYDDLLGILLESNKREIEENGVGMSMEDVIEECKFFYIAGSETTSNMIVWTMICLSLHQEWQIRAREEIFQVFGDKQLDFEGLKNLKILTMILNEVLRLYPPAVMMTRATHKDTKLGNMVIPSGVELSLPMMHVHHDPELWGDDVNEFKPDRFAKGVINATKGKGVGPFFPFSNGPRICSGQNLAMTEAKTAIAMILRHFSFELSPSYQHSPFRAFTLPPQFGAPLILRNIL